In one Deinococcus sp. QL22 genomic region, the following are encoded:
- a CDS encoding aldo/keto reductase, with protein sequence MTLPVYQAAPQRYDSMTYGRTGRSGLKLPAISLGLWHNFGGADRLEQARAILHRAFDLGITHFDLANNYGPPAGSAEQTFGQVLAQDLRPYRDELIISSKAGYDMWAGPYGNWGSRKYLVSSLDQSLGRMGLEYVDIFYHHRPDPETPLEETMGALDYIVRSGRALYVGISNYSPEGTREAARILRELGTPCLIHQPKYSMLERAPEAGLLEVLREVGMGSIVFSPLAQGLLTDKYLHGIPAGSRAVASGRFLRPEHVTDAVLERTRQLNALAAERGQTLAQLALVWVLRHPEVTSALIGASRPEQIDDAVGALRNRELSAEELARIETILGS encoded by the coding sequence ATGACCCTTCCCGTGTACCAGGCCGCGCCGCAACGCTACGACTCCATGACTTACGGGCGCACTGGGCGCAGCGGCCTAAAACTCCCGGCCATTTCGCTGGGGCTGTGGCACAACTTTGGGGGTGCAGACCGGCTGGAACAGGCCCGCGCCATCTTGCACCGGGCGTTCGATCTGGGCATCACGCACTTTGATCTGGCCAACAACTACGGCCCACCTGCGGGCAGCGCCGAGCAGACCTTTGGGCAGGTGTTGGCGCAGGATTTGCGGCCTTACCGAGACGAACTGATCATTTCCAGCAAGGCAGGTTACGACATGTGGGCTGGGCCGTATGGCAATTGGGGATCGCGCAAATATCTGGTGTCCAGCCTCGATCAAAGCCTGGGGCGCATGGGGCTGGAGTACGTCGATATTTTTTATCACCACCGCCCTGACCCAGAAACGCCACTGGAAGAAACGATGGGCGCGCTCGATTACATCGTCAGGAGCGGGCGGGCGCTGTACGTGGGCATCAGCAACTATTCGCCGGAAGGCACGCGGGAAGCGGCGCGAATCTTGCGCGAACTCGGCACGCCATGCCTGATCCATCAGCCCAAATACAGCATGTTGGAGCGTGCTCCGGAAGCTGGGCTGCTGGAGGTGCTGCGCGAAGTCGGCATGGGCAGCATCGTCTTTAGTCCGTTGGCGCAGGGTCTTCTCACAGACAAGTATCTGCACGGCATTCCCGCAGGTTCCCGCGCCGTCGCGTCAGGCCGGTTCCTGCGCCCCGAACACGTGACTGACGCTGTGCTAGAGCGCACCCGGCAACTGAACGCCTTGGCCGCCGAGCGGGGGCAAACGCTGGCACAACTGGCCCTCGTGTGGGTGCTCAGACATCCCGAAGTGACCTCGGCCCTGATCGGCGCGAGCAGGCCCGAACAGATTGACGACGCGGTAGGCGCACTCCGCAACCGCGAACTGAGTGCAGAAGAATTGGCACGAATTGAGACGATTTTGGGATCTTAA
- a CDS encoding ParB/RepB/Spo0J family partition protein, translating into MTKNRFQAKATGTGLGNLLTRSLQFSGSPTDLPAPVESPQSLPAELLQPNPRQPRRYFDPAALQQLAQSIGQQGVLQPLMVRPLEDGRYEIVYGERRWRAAQQAGLTTVPVLIRALSPEEVDIISAVENLQREDLNRYDEVTAKLNLVAHRCGVSVDAAVVLLKHLRSDPESAPEQVEALKQLFGELGREQWTSFVTNGLPALQLPVALIEAVQSGRLDYSKAVLISRAPQRHHADLLRRVLVEDLTHADLRIAIAQLKPELQTEPVSEQLRKNISVRRLSKLSEARRVRAFKLMEELNDLLK; encoded by the coding sequence ATGACCAAAAACCGCTTTCAAGCCAAGGCCACGGGCACCGGGCTGGGCAACTTGCTGACGCGTTCGCTGCAGTTTTCCGGCTCGCCCACCGACCTGCCTGCTCCGGTAGAGTCGCCTCAAAGCCTGCCTGCCGAACTGCTTCAGCCCAATCCACGCCAACCCCGCCGCTACTTTGATCCGGCGGCGCTGCAGCAATTGGCCCAAAGTATTGGGCAACAAGGTGTCTTGCAGCCCCTGATGGTTCGCCCGCTGGAAGACGGACGCTACGAAATCGTGTATGGAGAACGGCGATGGCGTGCCGCGCAACAAGCAGGATTGACAACTGTGCCTGTCCTCATCCGCGCCCTATCGCCAGAAGAAGTTGACATCATCTCGGCAGTCGAGAATCTGCAACGCGAAGACCTCAACCGCTATGACGAAGTGACCGCCAAACTGAATCTGGTAGCCCACCGCTGTGGCGTAAGCGTTGACGCCGCAGTTGTGTTGCTTAAGCATCTTCGCAGCGATCCGGAAAGCGCCCCGGAACAGGTCGAAGCCCTCAAACAACTGTTTGGAGAACTGGGCCGTGAGCAATGGACTTCCTTTGTGACCAACGGCCTGCCCGCGCTGCAACTCCCCGTTGCTTTGATTGAAGCGGTGCAGTCGGGCCGCCTTGACTACAGCAAAGCCGTGCTGATTTCCCGCGCTCCGCAGCGTCACCATGCCGACCTGCTCAGGCGGGTGTTGGTCGAAGACCTCACCCACGCTGACCTTAGAATTGCCATCGCCCAACTGAAACCGGAACTTCAGACCGAGCCTGTCTCAGAGCAACTGCGGAAGAACATTTCGGTTCGGCGGCTCTCCAAGCTCAGTGAGGCTCGGCGGGTGCGTGCCTTCAAGTTGATGGAGGAGTTAAACGACCTGCTGAAGTAG
- a CDS encoding sugar transferase: MRNHEVGSALGLSTVRSLVRPLALIAKRALDLACVLITAPMWLPLCGLVAALIWLEDRADPLFKQDRVGLGGSLFPTWKFRTMRPNAEQLLQDTLNQNPELRAEWEANHKLRHDPRITRIGRLLRKTSLDELPQLINVLQGQMSLVGPRPLPVYHAKELPLYVQLTRQRVRPGMTGLWQVSGRSASGNRGMEQWDPYYVRHWSLKLDLIILVRTVKVVLGSTGAY, from the coding sequence ATGAGGAACCATGAAGTGGGGAGTGCGCTGGGCCTGTCTACGGTTCGTAGCCTTGTCCGTCCGTTGGCCCTGATAGCCAAGCGGGCGCTGGATTTGGCCTGCGTGCTGATTACGGCACCGATGTGGCTGCCCCTCTGCGGCCTGGTTGCGGCCCTAATTTGGCTGGAAGACCGCGCCGACCCACTGTTTAAGCAAGACCGGGTGGGCCTGGGCGGCTCGCTGTTTCCCACTTGGAAGTTTAGAACCATGCGCCCCAACGCCGAACAGCTGCTCCAAGACACTCTGAACCAAAATCCAGAGCTGCGGGCCGAATGGGAGGCCAATCACAAGCTGCGGCACGACCCACGCATCACCCGAATTGGCCGCCTGCTCCGCAAGACCAGCCTTGATGAGCTGCCTCAATTGATCAACGTGTTGCAGGGCCAGATGTCGCTGGTCGGCCCCCGGCCCCTGCCCGTTTACCACGCCAAAGAACTTCCCCTCTATGTGCAGTTGACGCGCCAGCGGGTGCGCCCCGGCATGACCGGACTGTGGCAGGTGTCGGGGCGTTCGGCGTCAGGCAACCGGGGCATGGAACAGTGGGATCCCTATTACGTGCGGCATTGGTCGCTGAAGCTTGACCTGATTATTCTGGTCCGCACCGTCAAAGTCGTGTTGGGGAGTACTGGAGCTTATTAG
- a CDS encoding phytanoyl-CoA dioxygenase family protein: protein MPWHQDAVHPRRWRIFNYDLYLDESRAGGGALRVIPGSQTAPADVCELAEHYGWDAPGSIYVEMEPGDVLLRDVVVVHGSERAEGKKLRRTIYYEFRAAEQIAAEGPWDAAWTERRMRLLPLALQRHQEAAPEQPQFDWQAAPEFPPASLGKEQEELRIVHLSHTPGSYCSAGDVKLDQ, encoded by the coding sequence GTGCCCTGGCACCAAGACGCGGTGCATCCCCGACGCTGGCGCATCTTCAATTACGACTTATATCTCGATGAATCGCGGGCGGGTGGCGGTGCCCTGCGCGTCATTCCAGGAAGCCAGACCGCGCCCGCTGACGTATGCGAATTGGCTGAGCACTACGGCTGGGACGCCCCCGGCAGTATCTATGTAGAAATGGAACCCGGTGACGTGTTGCTGCGTGACGTGGTGGTTGTCCACGGCTCCGAGCGAGCCGAAGGGAAGAAACTGCGCCGCACCATTTACTACGAGTTCCGCGCTGCCGAGCAGATTGCGGCGGAAGGCCCCTGGGACGCAGCATGGACAGAGCGCCGGATGCGCCTCCTGCCGCTGGCACTTCAGCGTCATCAGGAGGCCGCCCCGGAACAGCCTCAGTTTGACTGGCAGGCCGCGCCGGAATTCCCTCCAGCCAGCCTCGGCAAGGAGCAGGAGGAACTGCGGATTGTTCATTTGTCCCACACACCGGGGTCGTATTGCAGCGCTGGGGATGTCAAGTTGGATCAGTAA
- a CDS encoding NPCBM/NEW2 domain-containing protein, which yields MGQRNSTAHGPVAQQLTDESPSVSNPLAQHSPRRFSSRRAARFGLLWLIGATLVACSSQPSTGTGTTGPDATYPYASGTDYSWSDESDANDPYPGGFGYPWRGVGLSALDTPTDTQLSDMTWTSATNGYGPVEIDKSNNTNTPGDGLTLTIGGKTFAKGLGAHAKSDVRYALGGACTVFTAQIGLDDEVGDRGSVAFQVWNGVSTLLYDSGTMRGIDAAKPISVNVSGVQSLRIVVTDAGDGIDYDHADWADAKVTCSTAQPSGDKLLSELTPLSATNGYGPVEMNASNGERPAGDGRPLTIGGTVYPKGVGVHAASQLVYALGGTCSTFSAEVGVDDEVGDRGSIVFQVLADGALLFDSGVMTGKDPARSVDVNVAGKQQLTLRVTDGGNGVDFDHGNWAAAKINCSTVQPAVSSVTVSPAPVNVNVNGTQQLSAEVSGQGSYNPGVTWASTNTAVVAVSQTGLITGVTAGTATVTATSTFDPSKSGSAQITVNAAQALPAGGIQVNFQPANAIKPVGYTADAGAAYDAARGFGWITQASVGTGAGVPIDITPNSRDRALVGVDARLNTMMHMQFPDSVTNATAVRTPAAWEYALPNGVYSVTVSVGDASNSFDSAHQINIEGKLAIARFVPIAARKFTSSTLLATVTDGRLTIDATGGSNTKLNYVVIQPGDRPSVRGYSPQDHQTMVDPGVSVTADVNLPNNAIDLNTLTSAAVHLIDPGTSQIIPATVNTSGGGDAVVIKPTSALQANSRYIFEITSELKDLNGAAFLPLRSSFVTGATSTDTSGVAFEQIALPNVPVMPYTTVEMGPDGKLYAATLTGEILRFGVQPDGTVTAPQVITSVQTANGGPRTIIGVKFDPAATADNLIMWISNNHFWDGGANSPDWSGKITKLSGPNLENVQDYVVGLPRSIRDHQTNSISFRPNDAGALYVLQGSNTAMGAPDNAWGNRPERLLSGALLRVDLNKIPSPPISVKTSDGGLYNPYAGGAPVTIYASGIRNAYDMVWHTNGQLYVPTNGSAAGGNTPATPATLPAACNTRSDGPYTGPAVPGLTSVTVQHDFLFRVLPGGYYGHPNPLRCEWVQNGGNPTAGTDKAEVAAYPVGTMPDRNWRGFAYDFGEHASANGVIEEYTNAPTSALRNKLLVVRYSAGKDIVVLTPGGPNLDIITAQTFVTGLNNFTPNPLDLAENRSTGHLYVAQLDEQTGVGKLTLVRVK from the coding sequence ATGGGTCAACGAAATTCGACAGCGCACGGGCCTGTGGCGCAACAGTTAACGGACGAGTCTCCATCCGTCTCAAATCCATTGGCTCAGCACTCACCGCGCCGATTCTCTTCCCGCAGGGCAGCGCGGTTCGGTCTGCTCTGGCTCATCGGGGCCACGTTGGTCGCGTGTTCTTCGCAGCCTTCCACTGGCACTGGAACTACAGGCCCAGATGCCACTTATCCCTACGCCAGCGGCACCGACTATTCCTGGTCTGACGAGTCCGATGCCAATGACCCCTATCCTGGCGGCTTCGGTTATCCCTGGCGCGGCGTGGGCCTGTCGGCACTCGATACCCCCACCGATACGCAGCTCAGCGACATGACGTGGACTTCAGCCACCAACGGGTACGGGCCAGTAGAAATCGACAAGAGCAACAACACCAATACGCCTGGCGACGGCCTGACCCTCACCATCGGCGGCAAAACCTTTGCCAAAGGTCTGGGTGCGCATGCCAAATCAGACGTGCGGTACGCGCTGGGCGGAGCCTGCACAGTCTTTACCGCTCAAATAGGTCTGGACGACGAAGTGGGCGACCGGGGCAGCGTGGCCTTTCAGGTCTGGAACGGAGTGTCCACCCTGCTCTACGATTCCGGCACCATGCGCGGCATAGACGCGGCCAAGCCCATCAGTGTGAATGTCAGCGGTGTGCAGAGCCTCCGTATTGTGGTAACTGACGCGGGCGACGGAATCGACTACGATCATGCCGACTGGGCCGACGCCAAAGTGACGTGCAGCACGGCTCAGCCTTCCGGCGACAAGCTGTTGAGCGAGTTGACGCCCCTGTCGGCCACCAACGGCTACGGGCCAGTGGAAATGAATGCCAGCAACGGCGAACGTCCGGCAGGCGATGGCCGTCCTCTGACCATTGGCGGCACGGTGTACCCCAAAGGCGTTGGCGTTCATGCGGCTTCGCAGTTGGTTTACGCCCTGGGCGGCACCTGTTCCACCTTTAGCGCCGAAGTGGGCGTCGACGATGAAGTGGGCGACCGGGGTAGCATTGTGTTTCAGGTCTTGGCCGATGGAGCCTTGCTGTTCGATAGCGGCGTGATGACCGGCAAAGACCCGGCACGTTCGGTGGATGTGAACGTGGCAGGCAAGCAGCAACTCACCTTGCGTGTGACTGACGGCGGCAACGGCGTCGATTTCGACCACGGGAATTGGGCTGCTGCGAAAATCAATTGCTCCACCGTGCAGCCTGCGGTCAGCAGCGTCACTGTCAGCCCAGCCCCCGTCAACGTGAACGTGAACGGAACCCAGCAACTCAGCGCCGAAGTCAGTGGACAGGGCAGCTACAACCCCGGCGTCACCTGGGCCAGCACCAACACTGCCGTCGTCGCGGTCAGCCAAACCGGTCTGATCACGGGGGTCACTGCAGGCACGGCCACCGTCACGGCCACCTCCACCTTCGATCCCAGTAAGTCGGGCAGCGCCCAAATTACAGTCAACGCGGCCCAAGCTCTGCCTGCGGGCGGCATTCAGGTCAACTTCCAGCCCGCCAACGCCATCAAGCCCGTGGGCTACACCGCCGATGCAGGCGCGGCCTACGACGCGGCACGCGGCTTTGGCTGGATTACACAGGCCAGCGTAGGCACAGGCGCGGGCGTCCCCATCGACATCACGCCCAATTCACGCGACCGCGCCCTCGTGGGCGTAGATGCCCGCCTGAATACGATGATGCACATGCAGTTTCCGGACAGTGTCACCAACGCGACGGCGGTTCGCACGCCCGCCGCGTGGGAATACGCGCTGCCCAACGGCGTCTACAGCGTCACCGTCAGCGTAGGCGACGCCAGCAACAGCTTCGACAGTGCCCACCAGATCAACATCGAAGGCAAGCTCGCCATTGCCCGTTTCGTGCCCATTGCCGCCCGCAAATTCACGTCCAGCACGCTGCTGGCCACCGTGACCGACGGACGGTTGACCATTGACGCGACCGGCGGCTCCAACACCAAGCTGAACTACGTGGTCATTCAGCCCGGAGACCGTCCCAGCGTGCGCGGCTACTCTCCGCAAGATCACCAGACCATGGTCGACCCCGGCGTGTCGGTCACCGCCGACGTGAACTTGCCCAACAATGCCATCGACCTGAACACCCTCACCTCTGCAGCGGTGCACCTGATCGATCCGGGCACCAGCCAGATCATTCCCGCGACTGTCAACACATCGGGCGGCGGCGACGCGGTGGTCATCAAGCCCACCTCCGCGCTTCAGGCCAACTCCCGCTACATCTTCGAGATCACCTCTGAGCTCAAAGACCTCAATGGCGCGGCCTTCTTGCCCCTGCGTTCCTCCTTCGTGACCGGGGCGACGTCTACCGACACCAGCGGCGTGGCCTTCGAGCAAATCGCGCTGCCCAACGTACCTGTCATGCCCTACACCACCGTCGAAATGGGACCGGACGGCAAGCTGTACGCCGCCACCCTGACCGGAGAAATCCTGCGTTTCGGCGTTCAACCGGACGGCACAGTTACTGCGCCGCAGGTTATTACGTCCGTACAAACGGCCAACGGTGGGCCGCGTACCATCATCGGCGTGAAGTTTGACCCGGCGGCCACTGCCGACAACCTGATCATGTGGATCAGCAACAACCACTTCTGGGATGGTGGAGCCAATTCGCCCGACTGGAGCGGCAAGATCACCAAGCTCAGCGGCCCCAATCTGGAAAACGTGCAGGACTACGTGGTGGGCCTGCCCCGTTCTATCCGCGACCACCAGACCAACAGCATCTCGTTCCGTCCCAACGATGCAGGCGCGTTGTACGTGCTTCAGGGCAGCAACACGGCTATGGGCGCACCCGACAACGCTTGGGGCAACCGCCCCGAACGCCTGCTCAGCGGCGCGTTGTTGCGCGTCGACCTGAACAAGATTCCTTCGCCGCCCATCAGCGTCAAGACTTCGGACGGCGGCCTGTACAACCCTTACGCTGGTGGCGCACCTGTCACCATCTATGCCAGCGGCATCCGCAACGCCTACGACATGGTGTGGCATACCAACGGTCAACTGTACGTGCCCACCAACGGCTCGGCGGCAGGCGGCAACACCCCGGCCACTCCAGCCACCTTGCCCGCCGCCTGTAATACCCGCTCCGACGGCCCTTACACTGGCCCTGCCGTCCCCGGCCTGACCAGCGTAACCGTGCAGCACGACTTCCTGTTCCGGGTTCTGCCTGGCGGCTACTACGGCCATCCCAACCCTCTGCGCTGCGAGTGGGTGCAAAACGGTGGCAACCCCACGGCAGGCACCGACAAGGCCGAAGTCGCTGCCTACCCGGTGGGTACCATGCCTGACCGCAACTGGCGCGGCTTCGCCTACGACTTTGGCGAGCATGCTTCGGCCAACGGCGTGATCGAGGAATATACCAACGCCCCTACATCCGCCCTGCGGAACAAGCTGCTGGTCGTGAGATACAGTGCGGGCAAAGACATCGTGGTGCTGACGCCCGGTGGCCCCAATCTGGACATCATCACCGCCCAGACCTTCGTGACCGGCCTGAACAACTTCACGCCCAACCCACTTGACCTGGCCGAAAACCGGTCGACCGGACACCTGTACGTCGCCCAACTCGACGAGCAGACGGGCGTAGGCAAGTTGACCTTGGTGCGGGTCAAATAA
- a CDS encoding FAD-binding domain-containing protein — MTQIPTDLTDEQIPKELALALAGMYSGEARLPARTGGRTAGLAALRAYNPKDYAARNHLLAPISRLSMYLRHGMLSPREVADHIRARARGTDREEGLRQLAWREFFWLVLKQKGQAVLENLEEPKYRAVWSPELPNDVREAHTGLPCADAWITHLKEDGYMHNHERMWFAAYLIHWRRVHWKAGYDFFREHLLDGDLASNALSWQWVASTFSGKPYIMNQANIEKYSAGRWCESCTADCPFMGSYEQLQEKLFGWRA, encoded by the coding sequence ATGACCCAGATTCCCACCGATCTCACCGATGAACAAATTCCCAAAGAATTGGCTCTGGCACTGGCCGGAATGTACAGCGGTGAAGCCCGGTTGCCTGCCCGCACAGGTGGCCGGACGGCTGGGTTGGCGGCCCTCCGTGCCTACAATCCCAAGGACTACGCGGCCCGCAATCATTTATTGGCTCCTATTTCGCGGCTCTCCATGTACCTGCGTCACGGCATGCTGTCGCCCAGAGAAGTCGCCGACCATATCCGCGCCCGGGCAAGGGGCACCGACCGTGAAGAGGGGCTGAGACAACTGGCCTGGCGGGAGTTTTTCTGGCTGGTACTGAAACAGAAGGGACAGGCCGTATTGGAGAACTTGGAGGAGCCGAAATACCGCGCCGTCTGGTCGCCCGAGCTGCCCAACGATGTGCGCGAAGCCCACACTGGGTTGCCGTGTGCCGACGCCTGGATCACGCACCTCAAAGAAGACGGCTATATGCACAACCATGAGCGGATGTGGTTCGCAGCGTACCTGATTCACTGGCGGCGCGTGCACTGGAAAGCCGGCTACGACTTTTTCCGCGAACATTTATTGGACGGCGATCTGGCCAGTAACGCCCTGAGCTGGCAGTGGGTGGCAAGTACCTTTAGCGGCAAGCCGTACATCATGAATCAGGCCAATATCGAAAAGTATTCGGCGGGCCGCTGGTGCGAAAGTTGTACCGCCGATTGTCCGTTTATGGGTAGCTACGAGCAGTTGCAAGAAAAGCTGTTCGGGTGGAGGGCATGA
- a CDS encoding AAA family ATPase: MSRKTVGIRALREELPERIREVEQSGQALVITKHGQAVATLVPTLVSPPQQTPRIVALTSLKGGVGKTTLTMHLAAAIALEQDNVVVLDADEEVSAFRWQQHAQADGIELPFHVIPAERNTLMRQARDLAKSGHTVIIDTPPNNREILKSAATVADVVLVPVLPTGMDVDRLATTLELLTDLAAALENFNYAIVLNRFDARKAMAHEANDALNAHARLNTVIKSLSAYEKVFGQCPTELGQFTEIWNEIKQAFGEEA; the protein is encoded by the coding sequence ATGAGCCGAAAAACCGTGGGAATTCGGGCGCTGCGTGAAGAACTGCCAGAACGAATTCGGGAAGTCGAACAGAGTGGGCAAGCTTTGGTCATTACCAAGCATGGGCAGGCGGTGGCGACATTGGTGCCGACACTTGTCTCTCCTCCACAGCAAACGCCGCGCATTGTGGCCCTGACCAGTTTGAAAGGCGGGGTGGGCAAAACGACCCTGACCATGCACCTTGCAGCGGCTATTGCACTCGAGCAAGACAATGTGGTGGTGCTTGATGCCGATGAAGAAGTCAGTGCTTTTCGTTGGCAGCAGCACGCGCAGGCAGACGGCATCGAACTGCCCTTCCACGTGATTCCAGCCGAGCGCAATACGCTGATGCGGCAGGCGCGTGACCTTGCCAAATCGGGCCACACCGTCATTATCGACACGCCGCCCAACAACCGCGAGATCCTTAAAAGTGCCGCAACGGTGGCTGATGTCGTACTGGTGCCGGTGCTACCGACGGGCATGGACGTAGACCGCTTGGCGACAACGCTAGAACTCCTCACCGATTTAGCCGCCGCCTTGGAAAATTTCAACTATGCCATTGTGCTGAATCGGTTCGACGCCCGCAAAGCCATGGCCCACGAAGCCAACGACGCACTGAACGCCCACGCCCGTCTGAATACGGTCATTAAATCGCTCAGTGCTTACGAAAAAGTCTTTGGTCAGTGCCCCACCGAACTTGGCCAATTCACGGAAATTTGGAACGAAATTAAGCAGGCATTCGGAGAAGAAGCATGA
- a CDS encoding AAA family ATPase, whose translation MTTPRPDPPCFMTVFAQFKIAFDALFHLPAEQQRAVETAASAADWITDSGGALLSPALPLRVPSASVPHASASQDSQQAVEFPWADEGSRAAAAAAAQLHLLVCDVISESARGPDAVLRFSGHVADDQGGPLAMFAPAPRPLLLAAERCARQSLLGSLTKTRVLAYRAVPFSERVLSLEALLRYLPRKKQVALIKDVALYEHHLERRGDGFLHQCQVRAAYSEHGNRPQHRQPLGSSLSSGLLLHALSGPALPFAKMEGQAPPRPSLDARNLLENLLRPAPVPLKKAPESAQAEPVSTDTEVVLSVSVEPVPLSTPEPISAVPLSVTQPQAEPDPLVPPPEPVLPEPVRPKPVPTPPGLWDDLQERLIIDPDVLDTARVSLSLARPLLLEGAPGTGKTLLATLLAEALCGSGNFTLVTADARWTSSDVLGGLKVAPGDSLRYQFQPGIVTRAAQRHHDSMQSSGRPHALIIDEFNRAHQDEAFGRLLTLLDPEYRSRMPLVSEADGAPEAVYLPPDFLLIATMNDADVGRLHEIGAALTRRFITLPLTVPREERAFLERTRSAVSRVQLDTLYAFVGTGQAAEDRATHRFRAYVTVGTHFMCEALALAGAGLTLDDALKTLIHPHLAGLTRAGLAALHGTAQQLELPRLAAELQAAAEAALF comes from the coding sequence ATGACCACCCCACGACCCGATCCGCCCTGTTTCATGACCGTATTTGCCCAATTCAAAATTGCGTTCGACGCCTTGTTTCACCTGCCTGCCGAGCAGCAACGGGCAGTCGAAACAGCGGCCTCGGCAGCCGATTGGATCACCGATTCGGGAGGCGCACTTCTCTCGCCTGCGCTGCCGCTGAGGGTGCCGAGCGCGTCTGTGCCACACGCGTCTGCGTCACAGGATTCGCAACAGGCCGTGGAGTTTCCCTGGGCAGATGAGGGATCGCGGGCAGCGGCAGCGGCGGCGGCTCAACTGCACCTGTTGGTGTGCGACGTGATCAGCGAATCGGCGCGGGGGCCAGACGCGGTGCTGCGGTTTTCGGGCCACGTGGCCGATGACCAAGGGGGGCCGCTGGCTATGTTTGCTCCTGCGCCGCGCCCGCTGCTGTTGGCCGCCGAACGCTGCGCGCGGCAAAGCCTCCTGGGAAGCCTGACCAAAACCCGCGTGCTGGCCTACCGCGCCGTTCCCTTTTCGGAACGTGTGTTGTCTCTGGAAGCCTTGCTGCGCTACTTGCCCCGCAAAAAACAGGTGGCCCTGATCAAAGACGTTGCGCTGTACGAGCATCACTTGGAGCGCCGGGGGGACGGGTTTTTGCACCAGTGTCAAGTGCGGGCCGCCTACAGCGAACACGGCAACAGGCCGCAGCACAGGCAACCGCTCGGCAGCAGCCTCAGCAGCGGCCTGTTGTTGCACGCTCTTAGCGGCCCGGCCCTGCCTTTTGCCAAGATGGAAGGCCAAGCGCCACCGCGCCCCAGTCTGGACGCCCGCAACTTACTGGAAAATTTGCTGAGGCCTGCACCCGTACCCCTGAAAAAAGCGCCAGAGTCAGCCCAAGCAGAGCCAGTCAGCACGGATACTGAAGTTGTTCTCTCCGTCAGTGTCGAACCTGTTCCCCTCTCCACACCAGAACCAATTTCAGCAGTGCCACTCTCTGTAACCCAGCCGCAGGCAGAGCCGGACCCGTTGGTGCCACCGCCTGAGCCAGTCTTGCCGGAACCTGTGCGGCCCAAACCTGTCCCCACGCCGCCCGGCCTCTGGGACGACCTTCAGGAGCGCTTGATCATCGACCCGGACGTGCTGGATACGGCGCGGGTGTCCCTGAGCTTGGCCCGCCCCTTGCTGCTCGAAGGTGCGCCCGGCACGGGCAAAACGCTGCTGGCGACCCTGCTCGCAGAAGCCCTGTGCGGTTCGGGCAACTTTACCTTGGTCACCGCCGACGCCCGCTGGACAAGCAGCGACGTGCTGGGCGGCCTCAAGGTAGCTCCCGGTGACAGTCTGCGTTACCAGTTTCAACCCGGCATCGTCACGCGGGCGGCGCAGCGGCACCACGACAGCATGCAGAGTTCCGGGCGGCCCCACGCGCTGATCATCGATGAATTTAACCGCGCCCACCAAGATGAAGCCTTTGGGCGGCTGCTCACCCTGCTCGACCCCGAATACCGCAGCCGTATGCCGCTGGTTTCAGAGGCAGATGGCGCGCCCGAAGCCGTGTATTTGCCGCCAGATTTCCTGTTGATCGCCACCATGAACGACGCCGATGTGGGCCGCCTGCACGAAATCGGCGCGGCTCTGACCCGGCGCTTCATCACGTTGCCGCTGACCGTGCCGCGCGAGGAACGGGCTTTCTTGGAGCGAACTCGGTCAGCAGTGTCCCGTGTTCAACTTGATACGCTCTACGCTTTTGTCGGCACAGGACAAGCCGCCGAAGACCGCGCCACCCACCGTTTCCGCGCTTACGTCACGGTGGGCACGCATTTTATGTGCGAGGCATTGGCACTGGCCGGAGCAGGTCTGACCCTGGATGACGCCCTCAAAACGTTGATCCATCCTCATTTGGCGGGCCTGACCCGCGCTGGGCTGGCCGCGCTGCACGGCACAGCTCAGCAGTTGGAGCTGCCCCGGTTGGCTGCCGAGTTGCAGGCAGCGGCAGAAGCCGCGCTGTTTTAG